Proteins found in one Aspergillus chevalieri M1 DNA, chromosome 2, nearly complete sequence genomic segment:
- a CDS encoding uncharacterized protein (COG:S;~EggNog:ENOG410QDUW), whose protein sequence is MAGNSNINPIIAIAGKGSQYVESLVYESKGDTGAEVLKQSATPGGQIDFVLPNDLEVSPAIKSITSIGSVHNQPEFEDNQELGFVFSRYFTRALNSGNLSGHPCEVRPRGLEGVEEVLKDLKAGRTSATKFIFRIADAQGVILMSIKFRL, encoded by the exons ATGGCGGGAAATAGCAACATCAACCCCATCATTGCCATCGCAGGAAAGGGCTCTCAATACGTGGAGAGCCTCGTTTATGAGAGCAAAGGCGACACG GGCGCAGAGGTCTTGAAGCAATCGGCCACCCCCGGCGGACAGATTGACTTTGTACTGCCCAATGACCTAGAAGTATCGCCGGCGATCAAATCGATTACTTCCATTGGATCCGTGCATAATCAACCTGAGTTCGAGGATAACCAGGAACTTGGATTTGTTTTCTCTCGATATTTTACCCGGGCGTTGAACTCTGGCAATCTCTCCGGTCATCCCTGCGAAGTTAGGCCGCGCGGCCTGGAGGGTGTTGAAGAAGTCTTGAAAGATTTGAAAGCCGGAAGGACAAGCGCTACCAAGTTCATTTTTCGTATTGCGGATGCACAGGGAGTTATTTTGATGTCGATCAAATTCAGGTTGTAG
- a CDS encoding uncharacterized protein (COG:S;~EggNog:ENOG410PZI2;~TransMembrane:1 (o129-155i)), whose translation MNMMDEDLGLLFPRQSSGTCSAGSIAEEATCVPESTCDGAIFPNQCGTGSECCFIRPCSVSEGSGMCKNDTRDACGGVFYTGDISKAPCPGDSTIRCCVTFENMNNGTNGDGSSNSSDSSSSGLTSSQIGGIVGGVVGGVIVLAALFLVFSFGYWRKRQRDRQIPVEIPSGRDRKEEENSGQGRFMSEVEAREVGELDAGNERRELDEHGQAVYELEGVSPVDGRKR comes from the exons ATGAACATGATGGACGAGGACTTAGGGCTTCTCTTCCCCCGGCAATCCTCTGGTACCTGCTCAGCGGGGTCAATAGCTGAGGAGGCAACGTGTGTACCAGAATCAACAT GCGACGGCGCCATCTTCCCGAATCAATGCGGCACAGGGTCAGAG TGCTGCTTCATCAGACCATGCAGCGTCTCCGAAGGGAGCGGGATGTGCAAGAATGATACGCGCGATGCGTGCGGTGGGGTGTTCTATACGGGGGATATA TCCAAGGCCCCCTGTCCCGGCGATTCTACCATCCGCTGCTGCGTCACGTTCGAGAATATGAACAACGGTACCAACGGAGATGGTTCTTCAAACTCGAGCGACTCGTCATCGAGCGGCCTCACCAGCTCACAAATCGGAGGTATAGTCGGTGGTGTGGTAGGCGGTGTTATCGTCCTTGCTGCGCTATTCTTGGTATTTTCTTTTGGATATTGGAGAAAGCGGCAACGGGATCGTCAGATTCCCGTCGAAATACCAAGCGGTAGGGatagaaaagaggaagaaaacaGTGGTCAAGGCAGATTCATGAGTGAGGTTGAGGCCAGGGAGGTAGGGGAGTTGGATGCGGGGAATGAGAGGCGGGAGTTAGATGAGCATGGGCAGGCTGTGTATGAGCTTGAGGGGGTATCGCCTGTTGATGGGCGAAAACGATGA
- a CDS encoding uncharacterized protein (COG:S;~EggNog:ENOG410PZZF;~InterPro:IPR021858) — MKDLRLMQHFLRRTCNQMSFDHKRILVWQQVIPDLAAKEGFLMHLLLALAGMHLLLDRLPTGESNKEASVDEYPEADPIKLSDIVEHHQKGLQGLSAALTTLSPVTAEFICCGSTLLVGFAFASLRVRNLDGFGQPHEQTDNGCLQLDWLHLIRGLTSIITQQWPTLKTGRLRSLLYYRHANHDWKGIAPSSPTRFFPRLKHCSQRLSRFVYGASTALAALRDFMDSLKSLYGTRSESSTSATPSSQLSPTDYLYPYDELFRAQDAAIDILEDMYMRILHILEFTISERGIPVHLDMQADLEDTAVASWPNLLSNTFLASLNVDGEMGIGSVEGGSYAILAHFYLIFTLYEDFWYLKGSFEREIAVIDGLIKRVGNGHLASLMRWPMEVLS, encoded by the coding sequence ATGAAAGACCTGAGACTCATGCAGCATTTTCTCCGACGAACATGCAATCAGATGAGCTTTGACCATAAGCGAATACTGGTCTGGCAACAGGTTATTCCGGATTTGGCAGCGAAGGAAGGGTTTTTGATGCATCTGCTCCTCGCATTGGCGGGTATGCATCTTCTGCTAGACCGGTTACCCACGGGGGAAAGTAATAAAGAGGCCAGTGTTGATGAATACCCGGAAGCAGACCCCATCAAACTTTCTGATATTGTCGAACATCACCAGAAAGGCCTACAAGGACTTAGTGCGGCATTGACGACTTTGTCACCCGTCACGGCGGAATTTATATGCTGCGGTTCGACCCTGCTTGTCGGCTTTGCCTTTGCTTCATTAAGGGTCCGGAATCTAGACGGGTTCGGGCAACCGCATGAGCAAACGGATAATGGATGCTTACAGTTGGATTGGCTCCATTTGATCCGTGGCTTAACAAGTATCATAACCCAGCAATGGCCTACTTTGAAGACGGGCAGATTACGCTCTCTACTATACTACCGCCATGCGAATCATGACTGGAAGGGTATTGCGCCTTCATCTCCAACCCGGTTTTTCCCTCGTCTGAAGCATTGCTCACAGCGGCTGTCAAGGTTCGTTTACGGTGCTAGCACAGCACTCGCAGCTCTTCGCGACTTCATGGACTCCTTGAAATCGCTATACGGTACACGAAGCGAGAGCAGTACTAGTGCCACTCCGAGCTCCCAACTCTCGCCAACTGATTATCTCTATCCTTACGATGAGCTTTTCCGCGCCCAAGACGCCGCCATCGACATCCTTGAAGACATGTATATGCGCATCTTACATATCCTAGAATTCACGATAAGTGAGCGGGGCATCCCCGTCCATCTAGATATGCAGGCAGACCTTGAAGACACAGCTGTTGCTTCTTGGCCTAATCTACTGTCGAACACTTTTCTTGCTTCCCTCAATGTCGATGGGGAGATGGGAATCGGGTCGGTTGAAGGAGGGTCCTATGCGATCCTTGCTCATTTTTATCTAATCTTTACTCTCTATGAGGATTTTTGGTATCTCAAGGGCTCTTTTGAGAGGGAGATTGCGGTTATTGATGGTCTAATCAAGAGGGTTGGGAATGGGCATTTGGCTTCGTTGATGCGATGGCCAATGGAAGTTTTGTCCTAG
- a CDS encoding putative alpha-L-rhamnosidase C (COG:G;~EggNog:ENOG410PM1X;~InterPro:IPR035396,IPR008928,IPR035398,IPR012341;~PFAM:PF17390,PF17389;~SECRETED:SignalP(1-19);~go_process: GO:0005975 - carbohydrate metabolic process [Evidence IEA]) produces the protein MRWKYHAAWLLASIGLADSCTSAYRPVTYADSTGSGITVNENHVFKLSSDGTTPSVIILDYGKDVEGHPTFNVTRRSGNTSVFEMSYSETRTMLDSHMSDGPLSLAAAMDTYRVNRYDIANQSSYTNRLVQGGLRYQKLNLSSAGELELSGVGIKPSLSHTSLATAPGSFNCSDPVLNNIWNTGARTIQLNELPAQSVPNFWVITDQGAFVDSLAPQPFAADYATMLTSYDLEFSVKPISNGFGFTVLSDTLGEGIYIFVNVANSSISAHAGSSELGTAPLAFAPLPPSVELSKWHTVRSMVNSTQVSIQIDGSSVLRFSQTSVFFGSFGLGASWGHSALFTNVSLASSGKQMYSSSLTNKSALQDFLLGTNPLPVSVDGSRRDRIAYAGDLDIAASSAFASTGGLEFINGSITLLGSFQMPPGFFVPNVKIQQAPRASGPQANITGLIGYSFSLVGAMAHYYEQTGDTEFLDRWTPSAIRMLDWAHSQTLSNGLFNISNPTMGGDWNYYDPSLSGVVSKFNLIYAYSLKQWLPLMADAGRNTTLYAQRLQHLQDAINEHLWSNDLQAYYLSDTYKDSLSQEANALAILSDTTSSHGASTILSTLARELYVPSGALPFSNASAAHGWARKISPYASGYHLKAAFHANDSNTARHLLHTVWGPMSDPNRANYTGCMWETLDIDGTPGLGDSTSLCHAWSSGPTADLSRYVLGIQPVSPGFGEWKVQPQTLGLDWAKGEYPVPQGKIKAHWRFDGSDLLHMDVTAPEGTNGTVHLPSSLRKALSKYKASGHDFEQDGSFVMKGGRFTFEQVE, from the exons ATGCGATGGAAATATCATGCTGCATGGCTCCTGGCCTCCATAGGGCTTGCAGACAGCTGCACTTCAGCTTATAGACCAGTGACCTACGCAGACTCGACTGGATCTGGTATTACTGTCAACGAAAATCATGTGTTCAAGCTTAGCTCCGACGGCACCACACCCTCTGTCATCATTCTGGACTATGGGAAGGATGTGGAAGGACACCCTACCTTCAATGTTACTCGGAGATCCGGAAACACGTCTGTCTTTGAGATGAGCTATAGCGAAACTCGTACTATGTTGGATTCTCATATG AGTGATGGACCTCTCTCGCTGGCAGCTGCTATGGATACCTACCGGGTTAATCGGTACGATATCGCCAACCAATCGTCTTACACCAATAGATTAGTTCAAGGCGGCCTACGTTATCAGAAACTCAACCTATCCAGCGCTGGAGAGCTCGAGCTGTCCGGTGTCGGAATCAAGCCTTCTTTGTCCCACACTTCTCTTGCCACTGCTCCGGGATCTTTCAATTGCTCCGACCCTGTGCTCAACAACATCTGGAATACTGGTGCTCGTACCATCCAGCTCAACGAACTACCAGCACAAAGTGTGCCCAACTTCTGGGTCATCACCGACCAGGGAGCTTTCGTCGACAGTCTCGCTCCTCAACCGTTTGCAGCAGATTACGCAACTATGCTGACTTCCTACGATCTTGAATTCTCTGTAAAGCCAATTTCAAATGGATTCGGGTTTACCGTTCTTAGTGACACTCTTGGGGAGGGCATCTATATCTTCGTCAACGTCGCCAACTCGTCCATCTCTGCGCACGCTGGTTCATCGGAGCTTGGGACCGCACCGCTCGCCTTTGCGCCCTTGCCGCCATCCGTCGAACTCAGCAAGTGGCATACTGTTCGTAGCATGGTGAATTCTACTCAGGTTTCGATTCAGATTGATGGCTCCTCGGTGCTACGCTTCTCACAGACTTCGGTCTTCTTTGGCTCTTTTGGCCTGGGTGCATCTTGGGGTCACTCGGCATTATTCACTAACGTTTCCCTCGCCTCCTCTGGGAAACAAATgtattcctcttccttgaccaACAAATCCGCTCTGCAAGATTTCCTGCTTGGAACAAATCCTCTACCTGTCAGCGTTGACGGCTCCAGACGTGATCGTATCGCCTACGCAGGAGATCTCGATATCGCTGCCAGCAGTGCTTTTGCAAGTACTGGTGGGCTTGAATTCATCAACGGCTCTATCACGCTCTTGGGATCCTTTCAAATGCCTCCCGGATTCTTTGTGCCAAATGTCAAAATCCAGCAGGCTCCCCGTGCCTCAGGACCGCAGGCGAACATCACTGGCTTAATTGGCTATTCCTTCAGTCTTGTCGGCGCTATGGCGCACTACTACGAGCAAACGGGAGATACCGAGTTTTTAGACCGTTGGACACCCAGTGCTATCCGGATGCTCGACTGGGCTCACTCGCAGACACTTTCAAATGGGCTGTTCAACATTTCGAATCCGACTATGGGAGGTGACTGGAACTATTACGATCCTTCTCTAAGTGGTGTGGTCTCCAAGTTCAATCTCATTTACGCGTATTCCTTGAAACAATGGCTTCCGCTCATGGCCGATGCGGGGCGGAATACAACCTTGTATGCGCAGCGACTGCAGCATCTCCAAGACGCAATCAACGAGCACCTCTGGAGCAACGATCTCCAAGCCTATTACCTTTCCGATACCTACAAAGACTCCCTCTCCCAAGAGGCCAACGCCCTCGCCATCCTCAGCGATACTACCAGCAGTCACGGCGCAAGCACCATTCTTTCTACTCTAGCGCGCGAGCTATACGTGCCATCCGGAGCCCTGCCATTCTCCAACGCCAGCGCAGCACATGGCTGGGCACGCAAGATTAGCCCATACGCTTCCGGCTATCATCTAAAGGCTGCTTTCCACGCCAACGATAGCAACACAGCCCGGCATCTCCTTCACACAGTCTGGGGACCCATGAGTGACCCGAACCGCGCCAACTATACAGGATGTATGTGGGAGACGTTGGATATTGACGGGACTCCTGGACTTGGTGATTCCACTTCATTGTGCCATGCTTGGAGCTCCGGGCCCACGGCTGACTTGAGTCGGTATGTTCTTGGTATTCAGCCGGTGAGCCCTGGTTTTGGAGAATGGAAAGTTCAGCCTCAAACTCTTGGCCTCGATTGGGCAAAGGGGGAGTATCCCGTTCCTCAGGGCAAGATCAAGGCGCATTGGCGGTTTGATGGTAGTGACTTGCTGCATATGGATGTGACTGCTCCGGAGGGGACGAATGGAACCGTCCACCTTCCCAGTTCGTTGCGGAAGGCCTTGAGCAAGTACAAGGCTTCTGGTCATGACTTCGAACAGGATGGTTCTTTTGTTATGAAGGGCGGTCGTTTCACTTTTGAGCAAGTGGAATAG
- a CDS encoding RTA1 domain-containing protein (COG:S;~EggNog:ENOG410PQGC;~InterPro:IPR007568;~PFAM:PF04479;~TransMembrane:7 (o20-40i47-68o80-100i121-145o157-183i204-226o246-270i);~go_component: GO:0016021 - integral component of membrane [Evidence IEA]), which translates to MADSSSDGAVTFALYRYTPSIPAAVVMAVAFGFLAVFHAYRLVRERAYFFIPFIIGLIFEAAGYIARIFSHFDTLALGPYIVQTMLILVAPPLFAASIYMTLGRLIREMGAESASIVRVKWLTKIFVAGDIISFVLQCGGGGYMAAGSAEAMQSGEYIVIAGLAIQLLFFGFFMFVAFLFHWRVTESASAYKISKAVESQSGRFSWQTLMWTLYGACVLILVRSVFRVIEFVQGNDGYIMKTESLLYVFDGALMVLMGAILGMVFPGSFLSGQQGARWERTVSGSAASDTLPLEEGRYEWK; encoded by the exons ATGGCCGACTCAAGCAGCGATGGCGCCGTCACTTTTGCGCTTTACAGATACACTCCTTCAATTCCCGCTGCTGTTGTCATGGCTGTAGCATTCGGGTTCCTGGCTGTCTTCCATGCCTATCGACTGGTTCGAGAGAGGGCATACTTCTTCATTCCATTCATTATCGGTCTTATCT TCGAAGCAGCAGGCTACATCGCACGCATATTTTCACACTTCGACACTCTAGCCCTCGGCCCCTATATCGTCCAGACAATGCTCATCCTAGTCGCACCTCCGCTATTTGCTGCATCTATCTACATGACGCTAGGACGACTTATCCGGGAAATGGGAGCGGAGTCGGCATCAATTGTTCGCGTTAAGTGGTTAACCAAGATCTTCGTTGCCGGGGATATCATCTCGTTTGTGCTGCAGTGTGGTG GAGGCGGGTACATGGCCGCAGGCTCAGCAGAAGCTATGCAAAGCGGCGAGTACATCGTCATCGCTGGTCTTGCCATTCAACTCCTTTTCTTCGGTTTCTTCATGTTTGTTGCGTTTCTCTTCCATTGGCGCGTTACCGAATCCGCATCAGCATACAAGATCTCAAAAGCCGTGGAGTCCCAGAGCGGCCGGTTCTCCTGGCAGACGCTCATGTGGACACTCTATGGTGCCTGTGTGCTGATTCTGGTGCGGTCTGTTTTCCGTGTTATTGAATTCGTGCAGGGGAATGATGGGTACATTATGAAAACGGAGTCCCTGCTGTATGTTTTTGATGGGGCTTTGATGGTTTTGATGGGGGCTATTCTGGGGATGGTATTTCCCGGGTCTTTTTTGTCGGGTCAACAGGGGGCACGGTGGGAGCGAACTGTGTCTGGGTCTGCTGCGTCGGATACATTGCCGTTGGAGGAGGGCCGTTATGAGTGGAAGTAG